The following are encoded together in the Streptomyces rapamycinicus NRRL 5491 genome:
- a CDS encoding DUF5302 domain-containing protein, which translates to MTAESVSKEGSEPADPETSALVPDSDGHYDLKRKFREALARKRSVQADAADLAANVEASKVRRANGPAASQRSFRRKSGG; encoded by the coding sequence ATGACCGCAGAGTCTGTATCCAAAGAAGGTTCGGAGCCGGCCGACCCCGAGACGTCCGCCCTGGTGCCCGACAGCGACGGCCACTACGACCTGAAACGCAAGTTCCGGGAGGCCCTAGCGCGCAAGCGCAGTGTGCAGGCGGACGCCGCTGACCTCGCTGCGAACGTCGAGGCGTCGAAGGTCCGTAGGGCGAACGGCCCGGCTGCGAGCCAGCGGTCGTTCCGGCGCAAGAGCGGCGGCTGA